A single genomic interval of Terriglobus albidus harbors:
- the ribA gene encoding GTP cyclohydrolase II, whose amino-acid sequence MPFERVSKVAEADLPTRWGQFRIHGFEGVVANPEPCNEALPVPAKRIEGVVALVHGDVFSAPPLVRVHSQCLTGDVFHSLRCDCRLQLELAMSMIIEAGAGILIYEQQEGRGIGLMAKLRAYALQDQGLDTVEANEELGFKADCRDFELPAEALKLLGITSVKLITNNPEKVAALEAGGITVVERISAEVEPEATFEKYLQVKREKMGHLLPSI is encoded by the coding sequence ATGCCCTTTGAACGAGTTAGTAAAGTAGCTGAAGCCGATCTACCCACCCGTTGGGGCCAGTTTCGGATTCACGGTTTTGAGGGCGTAGTCGCCAATCCAGAGCCGTGCAACGAAGCTTTGCCCGTGCCTGCGAAACGGATTGAGGGTGTGGTTGCGCTGGTCCATGGCGATGTCTTCTCTGCCCCTCCCCTCGTGCGGGTGCACTCGCAGTGCCTGACTGGAGATGTCTTCCATTCCCTTCGTTGCGATTGCCGTCTCCAGCTGGAGTTGGCGATGAGCATGATCATCGAGGCGGGAGCCGGCATCCTGATCTATGAACAACAGGAAGGCCGCGGCATCGGTCTGATGGCCAAGTTGCGTGCCTATGCTCTGCAGGATCAGGGGCTGGATACGGTCGAAGCGAACGAGGAGCTGGGCTTCAAAGCAGATTGCCGCGACTTCGAGTTGCCGGCCGAGGCCCTGAAGCTACTTGGCATCACTTCCGTGAAGCTAATCACCAATAATCCGGAAAAAGTGGCTGCTCTGGAAGCTGGCGGAATCACAGTCGTTGAACGCATCTCGGCCGAAGTGGAACCCGAGGCGACCTTCGAAAAATACCTTCAGGTAAAGCGCGAGAAGATGGGGCATCTGCTTCCCAGCATCTAG
- the thiD gene encoding bifunctional hydroxymethylpyrimidine kinase/phosphomethylpyrimidine kinase translates to MGEATLKPFKNLLAIAGYDPSSGAGITADLAVFAAHGFFGTSAITALTVQSTTGVASVHPVEQTLLADTLHVLDEDLPPAGVKLGMLGSEAVVEVVAEYLQRLTCPVVLDTVLRSSSGKALLSPEAMPAFRGLLQQVDWVTPNVDELSLLTGMPVATPREIESAALALGQQYGVGVIATGGHLDTPDDYVLPPGDTAGDWLTGVHIATLATHGTGCAFSSAFLCGLVKGQLPVEAAGAAKEYVRQGMLRATAIGHGKGPLNLLWPLTEKL, encoded by the coding sequence GTGGGAGAAGCAACGCTGAAACCCTTCAAAAACCTTCTTGCGATCGCCGGGTACGACCCCTCATCCGGAGCGGGCATCACAGCAGACCTTGCCGTTTTTGCCGCCCATGGCTTCTTTGGAACAAGCGCCATCACCGCGTTGACCGTCCAGTCCACTACCGGAGTCGCGTCCGTTCATCCCGTCGAACAGACGCTCCTCGCCGACACGCTGCACGTTCTTGATGAGGATCTGCCACCCGCCGGCGTCAAGCTCGGTATGTTGGGCTCAGAGGCGGTCGTGGAGGTAGTCGCAGAGTATCTTCAGCGACTTACCTGTCCGGTAGTCCTGGATACGGTCCTTCGATCCAGCTCGGGCAAAGCCTTGCTGAGCCCGGAGGCCATGCCCGCGTTCCGAGGCCTTCTGCAGCAGGTCGACTGGGTAACGCCGAATGTCGATGAGCTATCGCTTCTAACCGGTATGCCGGTCGCTACGCCCCGGGAGATCGAGAGTGCCGCCCTTGCATTGGGACAACAGTACGGGGTCGGTGTCATTGCGACCGGCGGCCATCTGGACACGCCGGACGATTATGTTCTGCCGCCCGGCGACACGGCAGGGGATTGGCTTACCGGGGTGCATATCGCCACCCTCGCAACTCACGGCACCGGCTGCGCCTTCTCAAGCGCCTTCCTGTGTGGCCTGGTGAAAGGGCAACTACCAGTAGAAGCTGCCGGAGCGGCTAAGGAGTACGTCCGGCAGGGAATGCTGCGGGCCACGGCAATTGGACACGGGAAAGGGCCGCTGAACCTCCTGTGGCCGCTGACTGAGAAGCTATAG
- a CDS encoding ATP-binding cassette domain-containing protein: MAMAAVEFDALSLVLSGGRSILSGIHLAVEQGSTTAFLGRSGSGKTTLLRMVNAMASPTAGEARVMGKPVASQDCTSLRRGIGYVIQETGLFPHMTIERNVGLPLEMAGQSKTQIATRVAELLPMVGLEGTSFARRYPWQLSGGQRQRVGLARALAADPPILLMDEPFGALDPVTRVEMQEMMASLIERLHKTVLLVTHDLEEALYLAQRVIFLEGGRVVADLPSNKVMPSSDPHVRQYIRAVRHNHRNHEEPMV; encoded by the coding sequence ATGGCCATGGCCGCTGTTGAGTTCGATGCGTTGTCGCTCGTACTCTCCGGCGGCCGTTCCATTTTGAGCGGCATTCATCTCGCCGTGGAGCAGGGAAGCACGACTGCGTTCCTTGGCCGCTCTGGCAGCGGCAAAACCACCCTTCTGCGCATGGTGAATGCCATGGCGAGTCCTACCGCCGGAGAGGCGCGCGTGATGGGGAAACCTGTCGCGTCCCAGGACTGTACCTCGCTCCGCCGCGGCATCGGCTACGTCATTCAGGAGACCGGCCTCTTCCCGCATATGACGATCGAGCGCAATGTCGGTCTTCCTCTAGAGATGGCGGGTCAGTCGAAGACACAGATCGCTACGCGTGTCGCTGAACTGTTGCCCATGGTGGGCCTCGAAGGAACGAGCTTCGCCCGCCGTTATCCCTGGCAGCTCTCCGGAGGTCAGCGGCAGCGTGTAGGGCTCGCCCGGGCTCTGGCCGCCGATCCGCCAATTCTGTTGATGGATGAGCCCTTCGGAGCTTTGGATCCCGTGACCCGGGTGGAGATGCAGGAGATGATGGCGTCGTTGATCGAACGTCTCCACAAAACAGTCCTGCTGGTAACGCACGACCTGGAAGAGGCTCTTTATCTAGCGCAGCGGGTGATCTTCCTGGAAGGCGGGCGCGTCGTCGCGGACCTTCCTTCAAACAAAGTGATGCCCTCCAGCGATCCCCATGTACGACAGTACATCCGCGCTGTCCGGCACAATCACCGCAACCATGAGGAGCCGATGGTATGA
- a CDS encoding ATP-binding protein, whose protein sequence is MRRRSRRGPNNSESTGKIGQELPADQPAPLRPAYPDEPAAQQAAAEPPPDVVAASEVSAVAEALEAGPEAVAEGKVEVETQPAESPASQPDEPSTASPRQPRGYVVLTIGLPGSGKTTWYKRRGVTPLSSDMLRSILFDDITEQRYQGLVFSTLRSLLRARLIAKMPWNYVDATNLSAHERRQWIKMAKSFGYEVHAVYFDVPLEICMERNRKRERSVSDDVMKKMAERLRPPSFKEGFSKVTVVRVKSGNNDDSAPAAEA, encoded by the coding sequence ATGAGAAGACGTTCCCGCCGCGGGCCCAACAATTCGGAGTCCACTGGCAAGATCGGTCAGGAGTTACCTGCCGACCAGCCGGCTCCGTTGCGTCCCGCTTATCCTGATGAACCGGCTGCCCAACAGGCTGCGGCTGAACCTCCACCCGACGTTGTCGCGGCTAGCGAGGTCTCAGCTGTAGCAGAGGCGCTTGAGGCCGGCCCTGAAGCCGTTGCCGAAGGAAAGGTAGAAGTCGAGACTCAGCCTGCTGAGTCGCCGGCATCTCAGCCTGACGAACCCTCGACGGCATCTCCGCGACAGCCACGCGGCTATGTGGTGCTGACCATCGGCCTTCCTGGAAGCGGGAAGACCACCTGGTACAAGCGCCGTGGCGTAACCCCGCTTTCGAGCGATATGCTTCGCAGTATTTTGTTTGATGACATCACCGAGCAGCGTTATCAAGGGCTGGTCTTTTCCACCCTGCGGTCGCTGCTGCGGGCCCGGCTGATCGCCAAGATGCCATGGAATTACGTCGATGCCACCAATCTCTCAGCGCATGAACGTCGCCAATGGATCAAGATGGCGAAGAGCTTCGGCTATGAGGTGCATGCCGTGTACTTCGATGTGCCGCTCGAGATCTGCATGGAGCGCAATCGCAAACGTGAGCGTAGCGTTTCCGACGACGTCATGAAGAAGATGGCTGAACGTCTGAGACCGCCAAGCTTCAAGGAAGGGTTCTCGAAGGTCACCGTTGTCCGCGTGAAGAGCGGCAATAACGACGATTCTGCGCCTGCCGCAGAGGCCTGA
- the thiS gene encoding sulfur carrier protein ThiS: protein MPLLITLNGKSKEFPDLNEGASVGDLVSASGLKGDRVAVELNEEIVSRRSWEETFLKSNDKVEIVHFVGGGAS from the coding sequence ATGCCGTTGCTGATTACGCTCAATGGAAAGAGCAAAGAGTTTCCGGATTTGAATGAGGGCGCGTCCGTTGGAGATTTAGTCAGCGCCTCAGGGCTCAAGGGGGATCGCGTCGCCGTGGAGCTCAATGAAGAGATCGTTTCGCGCCGCAGCTGGGAAGAAACCTTTCTGAAGAGCAATGACAAGGTCGAAATCGTCCACTTCGTGGGCGGCGGCGCCTCATAG
- a CDS encoding DinB family protein, whose protein sequence is MVEPWLRGSRTEIEPIRRAVLHALDLAEEDLYRWSKDLSQDELHARPHHLPSVAFQLRHIARSLDRLLTYAEGGSLTEIQLILLRSEADPQGTPEEIFAELGGALATSRDRVLAMTSGFGELRYVGRHRLPVTLGGLLVHIADHTQRHVGQAITTAKVIIGLRQKD, encoded by the coding sequence ATGGTTGAACCCTGGCTCCGCGGCAGCCGCACCGAAATCGAACCCATTCGCCGGGCGGTGCTGCACGCCCTTGATCTTGCAGAGGAAGATCTCTATCGGTGGTCTAAGGACCTCTCTCAGGATGAGCTGCACGCGCGGCCGCATCATCTGCCTTCGGTCGCGTTCCAGCTTCGTCACATCGCGCGGTCGCTCGATCGCCTGCTGACCTACGCCGAAGGTGGTTCGCTGACCGAAATACAACTGATCCTGCTTCGCTCTGAAGCAGATCCGCAGGGAACTCCCGAAGAGATTTTCGCGGAGCTCGGAGGTGCGCTAGCCACATCTCGTGACCGTGTTCTCGCGATGACTTCAGGCTTTGGAGAACTTCGCTACGTCGGGCGCCACAGACTTCCCGTGACCCTGGGTGGCCTGCTGGTCCACATCGCCGATCACACGCAACGTCACGTCGGGCAGGCGATTACTACCGCCAAGGTCATCATTGGGCTTCGGCAGAAAGACTGA
- a CDS encoding ABC transporter permease, which yields MSGFLRAHGYEMARLTFEHLWLTLFAMLLATLIGLPLGIVLSRRPKLARPIIGFANVLQTVPSLALFGLLLPVPWLGENAARLAILALTGYALLPILRNTYAGIRSIDPTLTDIATALGMTARQRLLKVELPLSASVILAGLRTATVTCVGVATIAAAIGAGGLGELIFRGVASVDNSLVLAGALPAALLALLADAALGFAEKKLTVKRA from the coding sequence ATGAGCGGTTTCCTCCGAGCCCACGGGTATGAGATGGCCCGGCTGACCTTTGAGCACTTGTGGCTTACATTGTTTGCGATGCTGCTGGCGACGCTTATCGGGCTGCCCCTTGGCATCGTGCTCTCCCGCAGGCCGAAGCTGGCCAGACCCATCATCGGCTTTGCCAACGTGCTGCAGACCGTGCCATCTCTCGCACTGTTCGGTCTTCTTCTGCCGGTGCCGTGGCTTGGAGAAAATGCAGCTCGCCTGGCCATCCTGGCGCTCACTGGATATGCCTTGCTGCCAATCCTTCGGAATACCTATGCCGGAATTCGCAGTATCGATCCGACGCTGACCGACATTGCTACCGCACTCGGTATGACGGCTCGACAGCGACTCCTCAAGGTGGAGCTGCCGCTCTCGGCGTCAGTCATCCTCGCAGGCCTGCGGACCGCCACCGTGACCTGCGTCGGTGTCGCGACCATTGCAGCAGCCATCGGCGCTGGCGGTCTTGGCGAACTGATCTTCCGTGGCGTTGCTTCGGTGGATAACAGCCTGGTTCTCGCCGGGGCGCTCCCGGCAGCCCTGCTGGCGTTACTAGCGGATGCAGCACTTGGATTCGCGGAAAAGAAGCTGACGGTGAAACGCGCATGA
- a CDS encoding putative nucleotide-diphospho-sugar transferase codes for MLTRLFLGSSRLCARMGWWTMTVASLVYAGPLPSLAAFDRGRLSYALLLSRKSGTSQALFERLLKRDFGKDAAIDLEIAEMAMRLGNPSLGRDLLQKIAQRDQGHATVVAETMHRYLTQVLDGTVSDTLHRQIEALALGSGSRVTIITLSGHYLEMFELWKEQALKYVDQRFLVIALDSKAVEVASRLECCRVLDISSYFLFDTKGKINPHSRHLLWVLRSLILRTLLERGHAVYSMDIDAVAVADLDTMLATLPQADIVAQEDFSIPMDVARKQGFILCCGFMVFHPTTATLAFMKRFADQVILELDDQLALNHQIAESGITNMETQAAYRRFTADGATIVCPDKQRVSRDVSYGTVVRHFQQRNESIAELRQKLGIG; via the coding sequence ATGTTGACGCGTCTATTTCTTGGAAGCAGCCGCCTGTGTGCCCGGATGGGGTGGTGGACCATGACGGTGGCTAGCCTGGTTTACGCCGGTCCGCTTCCGTCGCTTGCTGCCTTCGACCGCGGCAGGCTCTCCTATGCTCTTCTGCTCTCCAGGAAGAGCGGCACATCCCAGGCGCTCTTTGAACGGCTACTGAAGCGTGACTTCGGCAAAGACGCAGCGATCGATCTCGAGATCGCCGAAATGGCTATGCGGCTTGGCAACCCGTCTTTGGGGAGAGACCTGTTGCAAAAGATCGCCCAACGCGACCAGGGGCACGCCACCGTAGTCGCCGAGACAATGCACCGGTACCTTACCCAGGTCCTTGATGGGACGGTTTCCGATACCCTTCATCGGCAGATCGAGGCGCTCGCGCTTGGATCCGGCAGCCGCGTAACGATTATTACGCTCAGCGGTCACTATCTGGAGATGTTCGAGCTCTGGAAGGAACAGGCGCTGAAGTACGTCGACCAGCGTTTTCTGGTGATTGCTCTCGACAGCAAAGCGGTCGAGGTAGCTTCGCGGTTGGAATGTTGCCGCGTTCTCGACATCTCCTCCTACTTCCTCTTCGATACCAAAGGCAAGATCAATCCTCACAGCCGCCATCTGCTGTGGGTGCTGCGCTCGTTGATTCTGAGGACGTTGCTCGAGCGCGGGCATGCAGTCTACTCAATGGATATCGATGCGGTCGCGGTTGCTGATCTGGACACAATGCTTGCCACCCTGCCACAGGCCGACATTGTTGCCCAGGAAGACTTTTCCATCCCCATGGATGTGGCCCGCAAGCAGGGATTCATCCTTTGCTGTGGTTTCATGGTCTTCCACCCCACAACAGCCACCCTGGCATTTATGAAGCGCTTCGCCGATCAGGTGATTCTGGAACTGGATGACCAACTCGCCCTCAACCATCAGATCGCGGAATCGGGCATCACCAACATGGAAACACAGGCCGCCTATCGCCGCTTCACAGCGGATGGGGCCACGATCGTCTGCCCGGACAAACAGCGGGTCTCTCGCGACGTCTCCTACGGAACAGTCGTACGCCACTTTCAGCAGCGGAATGAGAGTATTGCGGAGCTTCGGCAGAAGCTGGGAATTGGCTAG
- a CDS encoding lipopolysaccharide biosynthesis protein, with the protein MNLRRIFKTLFTNFLGQGVTIISQLIVPPLFLRSYSNGIMVYGEWIALSAAVSYLGTLNYGIQNYSNNQMSILYNSGDIEGAKNVQGAALRLLVGFFTLFAIAGLIVFVLPISSYLNLKIENPFQNALALYLLILQIALNMLFSLMTNSYMVVGQLHRGNYWASAQRLFSILCIALTVKMHGSFPAVAGAQLGAFFIFLILVMIDMRRNAPILLPSLRYGSMEHVRAIIKPSGHFLLIAMAGFLTWQGPIIIIQRTLGPAAVAVFALVRVVFQMARQILSIASSTISQDITMLFGKRDWNALHKLYDLSERVVLFLTPIVTIGSFLMCPFLFTVWLHKRNLYDPKLCFLMAIVSAVLGIKEHKTQFQSSSNKHERFAVFSVLGYLIMLGVSLPIMRMYSLTGFILCWLIWEIIQTYAVVRFNEDIFPAEYKVSLQPITRLAIFMSVAFALSFYPSKLEVNWSLPAVVGFSFATVLLFAAAAYAYFGIGELKDILQQRLRNRFLKTRSA; encoded by the coding sequence ATGAATCTGCGCCGAATCTTTAAGACGCTCTTCACGAACTTTCTAGGTCAAGGTGTCACGATCATCTCGCAGCTCATCGTGCCGCCGCTGTTTCTCCGGTCCTATTCCAACGGCATCATGGTCTACGGCGAATGGATTGCGCTCAGCGCCGCCGTCAGCTACCTCGGCACCCTCAACTACGGTATCCAGAACTACTCCAACAACCAGATGTCGATCCTGTACAACAGCGGCGACATCGAGGGCGCCAAGAATGTCCAGGGTGCGGCTCTGCGACTGCTGGTTGGGTTCTTTACACTTTTTGCCATCGCCGGCCTGATCGTCTTTGTTCTGCCGATCTCGTCGTATCTGAACCTGAAGATCGAAAACCCGTTCCAGAACGCTCTGGCGCTATACCTGCTAATCCTGCAGATCGCCCTGAACATGCTGTTCAGCCTGATGACCAACAGCTACATGGTCGTGGGCCAGCTGCACCGAGGAAACTACTGGGCCAGTGCGCAGCGATTGTTCTCCATCTTATGTATTGCATTGACCGTGAAGATGCACGGTTCGTTCCCGGCCGTTGCCGGGGCGCAGCTGGGTGCTTTCTTCATCTTCCTGATCCTGGTGATGATCGATATGCGGCGGAATGCACCCATCCTCCTGCCGTCACTGCGGTACGGAAGCATGGAGCATGTCCGGGCGATCATCAAACCCAGCGGCCACTTTCTGTTGATCGCCATGGCAGGCTTCCTTACCTGGCAGGGTCCCATCATCATTATCCAGCGCACGCTTGGCCCGGCGGCAGTGGCCGTCTTCGCCCTGGTGCGCGTGGTCTTCCAGATGGCTCGGCAGATCCTCTCGATTGCCAGCTCCACCATCTCTCAAGACATCACCATGCTCTTCGGCAAGCGTGACTGGAATGCCCTGCATAAACTCTACGATCTCTCAGAGCGCGTGGTCCTCTTTCTGACGCCGATCGTCACCATCGGAAGCTTCCTGATGTGCCCATTCCTCTTTACCGTCTGGCTGCACAAACGGAACCTGTACGACCCCAAGCTCTGTTTCCTGATGGCCATCGTGTCGGCGGTGCTTGGAATCAAGGAACACAAGACCCAGTTCCAATCGTCCTCGAACAAACACGAGCGCTTCGCCGTCTTCAGCGTGCTCGGCTATCTCATTATGTTGGGAGTGTCCCTCCCGATCATGAGGATGTACAGCCTTACGGGCTTCATTCTCTGCTGGCTGATTTGGGAGATCATCCAGACCTACGCTGTCGTCCGTTTCAACGAAGACATCTTCCCCGCCGAATACAAGGTCAGCCTGCAGCCGATTACCCGGCTGGCCATCTTTATGAGCGTCGCGTTCGCCCTGTCGTTCTACCCATCCAAGCTCGAAGTCAACTGGTCGCTACCGGCGGTTGTAGGCTTCTCCTTCGCTACCGTTCTGCTGTTTGCCGCTGCCGCTTACGCCTACTTCGGGATCGGTGAATTGAAAGACATCCTTCAGCAACGGCTCAGAAACCGCTTTCTCAAGACTCGCTCCGCCTGA
- a CDS encoding glycine betaine ABC transporter substrate-binding protein, with protein MSRRFLVLPVLALLGLVACAPPRASRIVVGCKNFTEQVILGELLAQQIESTTHERVDRRFYLAGSYIAHQALVQGRIDLYPEYTGTALTAVLKQPLDRDPARVLATIRTIYAKQHHVTVAQPLGFEDTFAMVLRKDDAIRLGVQTLSQAAEFAPQWKLGTGYEFESRPDGLPGLQQTYQLRFNGPPRVMDLGLLYRALASHQVDIVSGNSTDGPIRALGLVVLQDDKRYFPPYEAVPLVREDALQRHPGLAAALQQLAGKISAEEMQTLNHEIDGNHRDVAEVVQEFRQRKGL; from the coding sequence ATGAGCCGCAGGTTCCTTGTGCTGCCGGTGTTGGCTCTGCTTGGTCTTGTAGCGTGTGCCCCTCCACGCGCATCACGCATCGTGGTTGGTTGCAAGAACTTTACGGAGCAGGTCATTCTTGGAGAGCTGCTGGCGCAGCAGATCGAAAGCACCACCCACGAGCGTGTCGATCGCCGTTTCTATCTTGCAGGCAGCTACATCGCGCATCAGGCGCTGGTACAGGGACGGATCGATCTTTATCCGGAGTACACCGGGACTGCATTGACTGCTGTGCTCAAACAACCGCTGGACCGCGATCCAGCACGCGTGCTCGCTACCATTCGAACCATATATGCCAAACAGCATCATGTCACCGTCGCACAGCCGCTAGGCTTCGAAGACACATTTGCCATGGTGCTGCGGAAGGATGATGCCATTCGTCTGGGCGTACAGACGCTCTCCCAGGCCGCCGAGTTTGCCCCACAGTGGAAGCTTGGTACCGGCTACGAATTTGAATCGCGGCCGGATGGGTTGCCAGGACTGCAGCAGACCTATCAGCTCCGTTTCAATGGTCCTCCGCGGGTCATGGATCTCGGTCTGCTATATCGCGCTCTCGCCAGCCACCAGGTGGATATCGTCTCCGGCAACTCGACCGATGGGCCTATCCGTGCGCTGGGCCTGGTCGTGTTGCAGGATGATAAGCGTTACTTTCCTCCCTATGAAGCAGTGCCGCTTGTCCGCGAGGATGCACTGCAGCGTCACCCGGGGCTCGCGGCAGCTCTGCAACAGCTCGCTGGAAAGATATCCGCAGAAGAGATGCAAACGCTGAACCACGAGATTGACGGGAATCATCGGGATGTTGCCGAAGTCGTGCAAGAGTTCCGCCAAAGGAAGGGGCTGTGA
- a CDS encoding septal ring lytic transglycosylase RlpA family protein has translation MQEQFSSRLLNRIPRLLTGVVAFGLGVSATATSAAPTDVPTDLPRDLNKAPNDSKTRKVTSKKPWYQIGKASWYGSEFQGKTTANGESFDMHGLTCAHRTLPLGSWARITNLKTKKSIFVRVNDRGPLLEDRIVDLSYAAARRLGIAGLGKVRIDPVNGSNPDQVRALVAQTASVQPLLLASR, from the coding sequence ATGCAAGAACAATTTTCTTCCCGGCTACTGAACCGTATTCCACGCTTGCTGACAGGAGTTGTGGCCTTCGGTTTGGGTGTTTCAGCAACAGCTACATCGGCCGCTCCGACCGACGTTCCGACGGATCTCCCTCGCGATCTCAACAAGGCGCCGAACGACAGCAAGACCCGTAAGGTGACTTCCAAGAAGCCCTGGTATCAGATTGGCAAAGCCTCCTGGTATGGTTCCGAGTTCCAGGGAAAGACAACTGCCAACGGCGAGAGTTTCGACATGCACGGCCTGACCTGTGCCCACCGTACGCTTCCCTTGGGAAGCTGGGCGCGCATTACGAACCTCAAAACGAAGAAATCGATCTTTGTTCGCGTGAACGACCGGGGTCCTCTGCTGGAGGATCGGATCGTCGACCTTTCCTACGCCGCTGCCCGCAGACTTGGGATAGCCGGCCTTGGCAAGGTTCGCATTGATCCGGTAAACGGCAGCAATCCGGACCAGGTTCGTGCTCTGGTGGCCCAGACAGCGTCAGTACAGCCGTTGTTACTGGCCTCCCGCTAA
- a CDS encoding sensor histidine kinase, which yields MHPTDPKLILITLLVKLGVAAAVSSSLSRSSLFKDLLLSHHRTRRQTLILLALICTPLMLGVWLRSIVPNFLAADISFEAVILLGLVLGAGPATLGGIFLAIPALLHHEYLALPVNMLVGSFAGGFRSFTSLEDVWSFTPLIDLSLYRWVRRNLSRPHLDRQLLLLLLIAVLELGASGLATVFPRRFFSLHSNKWLVELALCACSPVVVGIPLKIWNAVRIERKLEEQTRLLLEARLDALQRQINPHFLFNTLNSIASLVRFKPELAREMVVKLANILRVLLKDREAFVPFSEELAFTDDYLRIEVVRFGEKLHVAKEISPETEHLVVPSMILQPLIENSIKHGLEPRITGGTVTLRSKLDGEQLLIEVEDDGIGMAPENNAPSPVSGLVRPGTGIGMKNVRERLEVLYGDSASMETNSRPGRGTRVTLRMPAMHAHEAAALSET from the coding sequence ATGCATCCCACCGACCCCAAGCTGATTCTGATCACGCTCCTGGTAAAGCTGGGTGTTGCTGCAGCGGTCTCCAGTTCGCTCTCACGGTCCAGCCTCTTCAAAGATCTGTTGCTGTCGCACCATCGCACCCGGCGGCAAACCCTTATTCTGCTGGCGCTTATCTGCACCCCCCTGATGCTGGGGGTCTGGCTGCGAAGCATCGTTCCCAATTTTCTAGCGGCCGATATCAGCTTCGAAGCCGTAATTCTGCTGGGGCTTGTCCTTGGCGCCGGCCCCGCGACCCTTGGCGGCATCTTCCTGGCCATTCCTGCCTTGCTCCATCATGAATACCTGGCGCTTCCGGTGAATATGCTGGTTGGGAGCTTTGCCGGAGGATTTCGCTCGTTTACCAGCCTGGAAGACGTCTGGTCGTTCACACCTCTTATCGACCTCAGCCTCTACCGTTGGGTCCGCCGAAACCTCAGCCGACCCCATCTGGACCGGCAACTGCTTTTGCTGCTTCTGATTGCGGTTCTCGAGTTGGGTGCAAGTGGTTTAGCCACAGTATTTCCCAGGCGATTCTTCTCGCTTCACTCGAATAAATGGCTTGTAGAACTAGCTCTTTGCGCCTGTTCGCCCGTAGTCGTGGGAATTCCGCTGAAGATCTGGAATGCGGTCCGCATCGAGCGAAAGCTGGAGGAGCAGACCCGCCTGCTTCTGGAAGCCCGCCTGGACGCGCTGCAGCGGCAGATCAATCCGCACTTTCTCTTTAATACCTTGAACTCCATCGCCTCGCTGGTCCGGTTCAAGCCGGAGCTGGCACGGGAGATGGTGGTCAAGCTGGCGAATATCCTGCGGGTCCTCCTGAAGGACCGAGAAGCGTTCGTCCCATTCTCAGAGGAGTTGGCGTTTACAGACGACTATCTCCGGATTGAAGTCGTCCGGTTTGGCGAGAAGCTGCATGTTGCAAAGGAGATCAGCCCGGAGACGGAGCATCTCGTCGTACCCAGCATGATTCTGCAGCCGTTGATCGAGAACAGCATCAAGCATGGTCTGGAGCCTCGGATTACCGGCGGTACGGTCACGCTTCGCAGCAAGCTGGATGGCGAGCAGCTCCTGATCGAAGTGGAAGACGACGGCATCGGGATGGCTCCGGAGAACAACGCGCCGTCACCAGTGAGCGGCCTGGTTCGCCCAGGGACCGGAATTGGCATGAAGAACGTCCGCGAACGTCTGGAGGTACTGTACGGCGATTCGGCCTCCATGGAGACCAACAGCCGTCCAGGCAGGGGGACCAGAGTGACTCTCAGGATGCCAGCCATGCACGCCCATGAGGCAGCGGCATTGTCGGAGACGTAA